Proteins encoded together in one Nostoc sp. PCC 7524 window:
- a CDS encoding ArnT family glycosyltransferase, protein MRLKLSVPHAVEQWLNNIVKRPALAVTVVILWLSVVGWLAYGWNLGNVGLVDETEPLFAEASRQMLVTGDWITPYFNGETRFDKPALIYWCQAIAYALIGVNEWAVRLPSALAAIGVMALVFYIVQWYFAQKEELEQVSSPTRRYLTAAIAAAVTALNPEMIIWGRTGVSDMLLTGCIASALLCFFRGYGGAGTGGNSLRSLLPNNWYLAFYVLIAGGILTKGPVGIVLPGIIIGAFLLYVGQLLTVIREMRLLLGLVIIFALSAPWYVLVTLRNGQSYINSFFGYHNIERFTEVVNGHSAPWYFYFVIVLLLFAPYSVYLPLAMVRLKFWQRSHWQKQTRSQQFGLFAFVWFISIFSFFTIAVTKLPSYVLPLMPAAAILVALLWSDFFLTHEPNTNSTVVTYPLSFLQVSSWISVGFLSVVSVALFHLPQLLGRDQAAPNFNQVLQDSGIPAIGGWLWLLFAVIIAFLILRHYWHLIIGANLVGFAAFLIIVLMPALLLMDQERQLPLRELSAAVVQFQQPKEEIVMVGFKKPSIVFYSHKQIKFIKLTKDGVDYIQNLANEQNHPSSLLLLTEKRNFFNMDLQPDNYENLAMKGAYQLTRINFKKMKNEKEKLKIS, encoded by the coding sequence ATGAGGTTGAAATTGAGCGTTCCCCACGCTGTTGAGCAGTGGTTAAACAATATCGTGAAGCGTCCAGCCCTTGCTGTGACTGTAGTAATACTGTGGTTGAGTGTGGTTGGTTGGTTAGCCTACGGATGGAATTTAGGCAATGTGGGCTTAGTTGATGAAACTGAGCCATTATTTGCGGAAGCTTCCCGTCAAATGTTAGTTACGGGGGATTGGATCACACCCTATTTCAATGGTGAAACTCGGTTTGATAAACCAGCTTTAATTTATTGGTGTCAAGCGATCGCCTATGCTCTAATAGGAGTTAACGAGTGGGCAGTACGTCTTCCCTCAGCCCTAGCTGCAATAGGAGTTATGGCTTTGGTGTTTTACATTGTTCAGTGGTATTTCGCTCAAAAAGAGGAATTAGAGCAAGTTTCATCACCGACACGCCGCTATTTAACCGCCGCTATAGCCGCAGCCGTCACAGCACTCAATCCGGAAATGATCATCTGGGGTAGAACTGGTGTCTCAGATATGCTCCTTACAGGGTGTATCGCTTCCGCTTTATTGTGCTTTTTCCGGGGATATGGGGGAGCGGGGACTGGGGGTAATTCGTTGCGATCCCTCCTGCCTAACAACTGGTATTTGGCGTTTTATGTTCTCATTGCTGGGGGAATTTTGACTAAAGGCCCGGTAGGAATTGTTTTACCGGGGATTATTATTGGGGCGTTTTTGCTGTATGTGGGACAACTGCTAACAGTCATACGGGAAATGCGCCTGTTGTTAGGGTTGGTAATTATTTTTGCCTTATCAGCGCCTTGGTATGTGTTAGTTACTTTGCGTAATGGCCAGAGTTATATCAACTCCTTTTTTGGTTATCACAATATAGAGCGGTTCACAGAAGTAGTAAATGGACACTCAGCACCCTGGTATTTTTACTTTGTGATTGTGCTGCTATTGTTTGCGCCATACTCAGTTTACCTACCATTGGCAATGGTCAGGCTGAAGTTTTGGCAGCGATCGCACTGGCAGAAGCAAACGAGATCGCAGCAATTCGGTTTATTTGCCTTTGTTTGGTTTATTAGTATCTTTAGCTTTTTTACGATTGCTGTCACCAAACTACCTAGTTATGTCTTACCTTTAATGCCAGCCGCCGCTATTTTAGTGGCGCTATTATGGAGTGATTTTTTCCTAACTCACGAACCAAATACCAACAGCACAGTTGTTACTTATCCCTTGTCTTTTTTACAAGTCAGTAGTTGGATTAGCGTAGGATTTTTATCAGTAGTATCAGTTGCACTTTTTCACCTACCCCAATTATTAGGTAGGGATCAAGCAGCACCCAATTTTAATCAAGTTCTTCAAGATTCCGGTATACCTGCAATAGGTGGTTGGCTTTGGCTATTGTTTGCTGTCATCATTGCCTTTTTAATTTTACGTCACTACTGGCACTTAATTATTGGGGCTAATTTAGTGGGTTTTGCGGCATTTTTAATCATTGTATTAATGCCCGCTTTATTGTTGATGGATCAAGAACGTCAACTACCTTTAAGAGAATTATCGGCTGCGGTTGTACAATTCCAACAACCGAAGGAAGAAATAGTTATGGTTGGCTTTAAAAAGCCCAGTATAGTTTTTTATAGCCACAAACAGATAAAATTTATCAAATTAACAAAAGATGGTGTAGATTACATTCAAAACCTAGCTAATGAACAGAATCATCCATCTTCATTACTCCTTCTGACTGAAAAACGCAACTTTTTTAACATGGATTTGCAGCCAGATAACTATGAGAATTTAGCTATGAAAGGCGCTTATCAATTAACTCGAATTAATTTCAAGAAAATGAAAAACGAAAAAGAGAAGTTGAAGATATCATAG
- a CDS encoding kinase translates to MNSWLQGIETETWQQAAQSAALANPIRAKAFGITSANVEQVIQERSQLLQSVLPVFRQFCQSRLHTPVEKMLPVLWDVWLPLGMKIASQHQQLQRPFIQGILGGQGTGKTTMCQVLGLILQELGYQSVSLSLDDLYKTYSDRLALTQVDPRLIWRGPPGTHDVDLGLELLEQIRQSQSPVIVPRFDKSAYGGAGDRTHPEIVESVDILLFEGWFVGVRPINPDVFDQAPPPIVTDADQAFARDMNHRLREYLPLWERLDSLVVLCPTDYRCSVEWRKQAEHQMIAAGKTGMTDAQIEYFVNYFWRSLHPELFIKPLVESAANVDLVIEIQSDRTLGKVYHPLRS, encoded by the coding sequence ATGAACAGTTGGTTACAAGGAATCGAGACGGAAACTTGGCAGCAAGCCGCACAATCAGCAGCCTTAGCAAATCCTATCAGAGCTAAAGCTTTTGGCATTACATCGGCAAATGTAGAGCAAGTAATTCAAGAGCGATCGCAGCTTTTGCAATCTGTATTACCAGTATTTAGACAATTCTGTCAAAGTCGCCTACATACGCCAGTAGAGAAAATGTTGCCAGTGTTGTGGGATGTGTGGCTACCTTTGGGTATGAAGATAGCATCACAACACCAACAGTTACAGCGCCCTTTCATCCAGGGAATATTGGGGGGACAAGGAACAGGTAAAACTACGATGTGCCAAGTTCTGGGTTTAATTCTTCAGGAGTTGGGATATCAAAGTGTGAGTTTGTCTTTAGATGACTTATATAAAACCTATAGCGATCGCCTGGCTTTAACCCAAGTTGATCCCCGTCTAATTTGGCGTGGCCCCCCAGGAACTCATGATGTAGATTTAGGCTTAGAGTTATTAGAGCAAATTCGCCAGTCACAAAGTCCCGTGATTGTTCCCCGCTTTGATAAATCTGCTTATGGTGGTGCAGGCGATCGCACCCATCCAGAAATTGTAGAAAGTGTTGATATCCTACTATTTGAAGGTTGGTTTGTGGGTGTGCGTCCCATCAATCCCGATGTCTTCGATCAAGCACCGCCACCCATTGTCACCGATGCAGATCAGGCATTTGCCCGTGATATGAATCATCGACTCAGGGAATATTTACCACTATGGGAGCGATTAGATAGTTTAGTTGTGTTATGTCCCACTGATTATCGTTGCTCTGTAGAATGGCGCAAACAAGCAGAACACCAAATGATTGCGGCTGGTAAAACTGGGATGACTGATGCACAAATTGAATATTTTGTCAATTATTTCTGGCGATCGCTACACCCAGAATTATTTATCAAACCCCTGGTTGAATCTGCGGCTAATGTTGATTTAGTAATTGAGATTCAGAGCGATCGTACCTTGGGCAAGGTTTATCATCCATTGAGGTCATAG
- the kaiB gene encoding circadian clock protein KaiB, with protein MNKARKTYVLKLYVAGNTPNSVRALKTLKNILEQEFKGVYALKVIDVLKNPQLAEEDKILATPTLSKILPPPVRKIIGDLSDRERVLIGLDLLYEELTEEDWQNQSEL; from the coding sequence ATGAATAAAGCCAGAAAGACTTATGTTCTCAAGCTTTATGTTGCAGGGAACACCCCTAATTCAGTCAGGGCGCTCAAAACACTCAAAAATATTTTAGAACAGGAATTTAAAGGTGTTTATGCGTTGAAAGTAATTGATGTGCTGAAAAATCCTCAACTAGCAGAGGAAGATAAAATATTAGCTACACCGACATTATCTAAAATTTTGCCGCCGCCAGTCCGCAAAATTATCGGTGATCTTTCTGATCGGGAAAGAGTATTAATTGGATTGGATTTGCTTTATGAAGAATTAACTGAAGAAGATTGGCAGAATCAAAGTGAGCTTTAA
- a CDS encoding DUF565 domain-containing protein, whose amino-acid sequence MQNTRLNNLFDAIARNLGLWFLNPWRRLSLLVISFLFGFFLGTAISTIAGQRGTLDIMIAGFLVVLTEVTSRIFYSRSFFARRELWVESLNLLKVGFIYSLFIEAFKLGS is encoded by the coding sequence ATGCAAAACACCCGTCTTAACAACTTATTCGATGCCATTGCCAGAAATTTGGGACTATGGTTTTTAAATCCTTGGCGGCGGCTGTCACTACTGGTAATTAGTTTTCTGTTTGGTTTCTTTCTGGGAACGGCAATCTCTACTATAGCGGGACAAAGAGGCACATTAGATATTATGATCGCTGGTTTTTTAGTGGTGTTGACTGAAGTTACTAGCAGGATATTTTATAGTCGGAGCTTTTTTGCCAGACGCGAACTGTGGGTAGAATCCCTCAATCTTTTGAAAGTAGGTTTTATCTATAGCTTGTTTATTGAAGCTTTTAAACTAGGTTCATAA
- a CDS encoding ATP-binding response regulator, with translation MVSGVTPICPSADGGARGVHGKNDPHSPMSMLQYPLSDFLATVNSCSETNTLAVVLEMFEQEQCDRLVVVNYQHCPIGLLYSAKLTQKFLAARGDEQFLNLQQPLSSLGQDIIEPIQILPATHRVEQLIWFWRYQQQPKPHHLEWAVVDAEGKFLGLLNHVRLLILLAQEQVSDRDVETQYSTFLKSSTPEPDTSSIGDASLRRSPRLNQLPSPEYQPLVKLLAQLPWPLMLQTSTGQILSQNPAWWQQLGALKDPEGVRRQVEAILAATRIKQPVTAFALGRGNEHDSYATLPPTGLLPISPYQSEPLEYAKSSSSRCFLDSQMGTCTCVVEIQSGQERIWQFAKIPLDSPDLKLPNPDSAARLNSDDLWLVLATDVTEQQQLCKELAAKNADLVQLNRLKDEFLACISHELKTPLTAVLGLSRLLVDQQLGKLNERQARYAGLIHQSGRHLMSVVNDILDLTRMETGQMELTLTPVSIKSVCDRALSEAKAVHNQTSKTTLNNQPATRHPSSPEFTLTIAPGLEQIVADELRLRQMLVHLLSNAFKFTEISGEIGLKVNHWEGWIAFTVWDTGIGIPEHQQHLIFQKFQQLENPLTRQFEGTGLGLVLTRALARLHGGDVSFLSREGKGSQFTLLLPPSPPPTGFTESDSETTQLSDITTANALHLVSSGGQHHPQNSQRLVLVVEAVARYIEDLTDQLKGLGYRVVIARSGTEAVEKARRLQPKAIFLNPLLPLLSGWDVLTLLKSDIATRHIPVVVTATGAEKEQAFANRADGFLNLPVEQQSLVPLLEKLCAKSLVPQSVDNSATTPPHKPLRILRLVDTELASINPHPSLQEHRVIEVDDLDQAELLTRVWQFDVVLLDVESSLAQNYLQQLTQYPRLAALPLVTCDVVTTLKASQIPGLSVFPCLTPLNQENNSHSNQTDPLMSVLQIASGVCYPPNILVVDLTMLQDLPQARRKKVKGYGNEKNTGETIERGTEWFQALVQYLQTAGLKSTMARCWAEVLQQIRHQSVDLLLICLGASAIHQEIIKALKALEDLPLNLPPILVIDQRLNRNPANYQNKTTQENSGHSKKKELESITTVLKAIATQILPRSISMEELLSQINQALTIKVQQ, from the coding sequence ATGGTCTCAGGTGTAACCCCTATTTGCCCCAGTGCTGATGGTGGAGCCAGAGGTGTTCACGGGAAGAATGACCCCCACAGTCCTATGTCAATGCTACAGTATCCGCTTTCTGATTTTCTAGCAACTGTAAATAGTTGCTCAGAAACGAACACTCTAGCAGTGGTGCTGGAGATGTTTGAACAAGAGCAATGCGATCGCCTGGTAGTGGTAAATTACCAGCACTGTCCCATTGGGTTGCTTTACTCTGCAAAGCTAACACAAAAATTTTTGGCAGCTAGAGGAGATGAGCAATTTTTAAATTTACAACAACCACTTTCCAGCTTGGGTCAAGATATCATTGAGCCAATACAGATATTACCAGCCACTCATCGTGTAGAGCAATTAATTTGGTTTTGGCGTTATCAACAACAGCCAAAGCCGCATCATTTAGAGTGGGCTGTAGTTGATGCTGAGGGCAAATTTTTAGGACTATTGAATCATGTTCGCCTGTTGATATTGCTAGCCCAAGAGCAAGTGAGCGATAGGGATGTGGAAACTCAATACTCAACTTTCCTCAAATCATCAACTCCAGAACCAGACACCTCTAGTATAGGTGATGCCAGTCTCAGGCGATCGCCTAGGCTCAATCAACTGCCATCTCCAGAATACCAACCATTGGTAAAGTTGTTGGCACAACTGCCTTGGCCTTTAATGTTGCAAACAAGTACCGGCCAGATATTGTCACAAAACCCAGCTTGGTGGCAACAACTAGGAGCTTTAAAAGATCCCGAAGGAGTGAGACGGCAAGTAGAAGCAATTCTGGCAGCTACCCGCATCAAACAACCAGTCACAGCTTTTGCTCTTGGTAGAGGTAATGAGCATGATAGTTATGCAACTCTACCACCCACAGGGTTACTACCCATATCACCATATCAGTCAGAACCTCTAGAATATGCCAAATCTAGCTCCAGTCGTTGCTTTCTCGATAGCCAAATGGGTACTTGTACCTGTGTTGTAGAAATTCAAAGCGGTCAAGAGCGAATTTGGCAGTTTGCGAAAATACCTTTAGATAGTCCAGATTTAAAATTACCCAATCCTGACTCAGCAGCGAGACTCAACAGCGATGACTTATGGTTAGTGTTAGCGACTGATGTAACGGAACAGCAGCAATTGTGTAAAGAACTAGCCGCTAAAAATGCTGACTTGGTGCAATTAAATCGGTTAAAAGATGAGTTTTTAGCTTGTATTAGTCATGAACTAAAGACCCCCTTAACTGCGGTGTTGGGACTATCGCGGTTATTGGTAGATCAACAGTTGGGAAAACTGAATGAACGTCAAGCCCGTTATGCTGGATTAATTCATCAAAGTGGTCGCCACCTGATGAGCGTGGTGAATGATATTTTGGACTTAACCCGCATGGAAACAGGACAGATGGAACTGACCTTGACACCAGTCAGTATAAAATCTGTCTGCGATCGCGCCCTATCGGAAGCCAAAGCCGTCCACAATCAAACCAGTAAAACTACACTCAATAACCAACCAGCAACTAGACACCCATCATCTCCCGAATTCACCCTCACAATTGCACCTGGGTTAGAACAGATTGTGGCCGATGAATTGCGCTTGCGTCAGATGCTGGTACATCTATTATCTAATGCCTTTAAATTTACTGAAATATCTGGTGAAATTGGTTTAAAGGTTAACCATTGGGAAGGATGGATTGCCTTTACAGTTTGGGACACAGGGATTGGCATTCCCGAACATCAGCAACACTTAATTTTTCAAAAGTTCCAACAACTAGAAAATCCCCTTACCCGTCAGTTTGAAGGTACTGGTTTAGGGCTAGTCTTAACCAGGGCATTGGCTCGTCTCCACGGTGGTGATGTCAGCTTCTTGTCTAGAGAAGGTAAAGGTAGTCAATTTACACTGCTTTTACCACCTAGTCCACCACCCACAGGCTTTACTGAGTCAGACTCGGAAACAACACAACTGAGCGATATCACAACCGCCAATGCACTGCATTTAGTCAGCAGTGGTGGACAACATCACCCCCAAAACTCTCAACGGTTAGTGTTGGTAGTCGAAGCCGTAGCTCGATATATTGAAGATTTAACCGACCAGCTCAAAGGTTTAGGTTATCGAGTAGTAATTGCTCGTTCCGGAACAGAAGCAGTAGAAAAAGCCCGGCGCTTACAACCCAAAGCCATCTTTTTAAATCCCTTATTACCCTTATTATCAGGGTGGGATGTGCTGACCTTACTCAAATCTGATATCGCCACACGCCATATTCCCGTAGTTGTTACAGCCACCGGTGCAGAAAAAGAGCAAGCATTTGCTAACCGCGCTGATGGTTTTTTAAACTTACCCGTAGAACAACAATCATTAGTACCACTATTAGAAAAATTATGCGCTAAATCGTTAGTGCCGCAGAGTGTAGACAATAGTGCCACGACTCCACCACACAAACCATTACGAATTTTGAGATTGGTTGATACTGAATTAGCATCAATTAATCCCCACCCCTCACTGCAAGAACATCGAGTCATCGAAGTTGATGATTTAGATCAAGCTGAACTATTGACCAGGGTTTGGCAATTTGATGTAGTTTTGTTGGATGTCGAAAGCTCGTTAGCACAAAATTATCTACAACAATTAACTCAGTATCCGCGCTTGGCAGCTTTACCTTTAGTTACCTGTGATGTAGTCACCACTTTAAAAGCATCTCAAATACCGGGTTTATCTGTCTTTCCTTGTTTAACACCACTGAATCAAGAAAACAACAGCCATAGCAATCAAACCGATCCCTTGATGTCAGTCCTACAAATTGCTTCTGGAGTCTGCTACCCACCAAACATTTTGGTAGTAGATTTGACCATGTTGCAAGACTTACCCCAGGCTAGACGGAAAAAAGTAAAGGGTTATGGAAATGAAAAAAACACTGGTGAAACCATCGAACGCGGAACTGAGTGGTTCCAAGCGTTAGTTCAGTATTTGCAAACTGCTGGATTGAAGTCAACAATGGCGCGTTGTTGGGCAGAAGTTTTACAACAGATTCGTCATCAAAGTGTAGATTTACTACTGATTTGTTTAGGTGCTTCTGCTATTCACCAAGAAATTATTAAAGCCCTCAAAGCCTTGGAGGATTTGCCCTTAAATTTGCCACCAATTTTGGTAATTGATCAACGATTAAATCGTAATCCTGCCAATTATCAAAATAAAACAACTCAAGAAAATAGTGGACATAGTAAAAAGAAAGAATTGGAATCAATTACTACTGTTTTAAAGGCGATCGCTACTCAAATCTTACCGCGTTCCATCTCAATGGAAGAACTATTAAGTCAAATTAATCAAGCTTTAACCATCAAAGTTCAGCAATAA
- the kaiC gene encoding circadian clock protein KaiC: MSDNEQQEQQNTSGGVEKIRTMIEGFDDISHGGLPVGRTTLVSGTSGTGKTLLSLQFLYNGITYFDESGVFVTFEESPSDIIKNAHIFGWNLQRLIDEGKLFILDASPDPEGQDIVGNFDLSALIERLQYAIRKYKANRVSIDSITAVFQQYEAVGVVRREIFRLVARLKQLNVTTIITTERSEEYGPVASFGVEEFVSDNVVIVRNVLEGERRRRTIEILKLRGTTHMKGEYPFTITNQGVNIFPLGAMRLTQRSSNIRVSSGVKTLDEMCGGGFFKDSIILATGATGTGKTLLVSKFLQDGCIHGERAILFAYEESRAQLSRNAYSWGIDFEELEHQGLLKIICTYPESTGLEDHLQIIKSEIAEFKPARIAIDSLSAMARGVSNNAFRQFVIGVTGYAKQEEITGFFTNTTDQFMGSHSITDSHISTITDTILMLQYVEIRGEMSRAINVFKMRGSWHDKGIREYNITADGPDIKDSFRNYERIVSGAPTRVSIDEKAELSRIVRRFEDKQGSDS; encoded by the coding sequence ATGAGCGATAACGAGCAACAGGAACAACAAAACACATCCGGTGGTGTAGAAAAAATTCGTACAATGATTGAGGGCTTTGACGATATTAGTCATGGTGGTTTACCAGTTGGTAGAACTACCTTAGTCAGTGGCACCTCTGGGACAGGTAAAACTTTATTATCTCTTCAGTTCCTCTATAACGGTATTACATACTTTGATGAATCGGGAGTATTCGTAACCTTTGAAGAATCTCCAAGTGATATTATTAAAAATGCCCATATTTTTGGCTGGAATTTACAACGTTTAATCGATGAGGGCAAATTGTTTATTCTGGATGCGTCTCCCGATCCTGAAGGTCAAGATATTGTTGGGAATTTTGACCTTTCAGCCTTGATTGAACGCTTACAATACGCCATTCGTAAATATAAAGCCAATAGAGTTTCCATTGACTCCATCACAGCCGTATTTCAACAGTATGAAGCGGTGGGGGTAGTAAGAAGGGAAATTTTTCGCTTAGTAGCACGCCTCAAGCAACTAAACGTTACTACTATAATTACCACAGAACGCAGTGAAGAATATGGGCCAGTCGCTTCTTTTGGTGTAGAAGAATTTGTTTCTGATAATGTAGTCATTGTCCGCAACGTTTTAGAAGGAGAGCGTCGCCGCCGCACCATTGAAATTCTCAAATTGCGCGGGACTACTCATATGAAAGGTGAGTATCCTTTTACAATTACCAATCAAGGAGTAAATATCTTTCCTCTGGGTGCAATGCGCCTAACTCAGAGATCCTCTAATATCCGAGTTTCTTCTGGTGTCAAAACCCTAGATGAGATGTGTGGTGGTGGTTTCTTCAAAGATTCGATTATTTTGGCCACAGGAGCCACAGGTACTGGTAAAACACTGCTAGTCAGTAAGTTTTTACAAGACGGCTGCATTCATGGCGAACGCGCTATATTATTTGCCTATGAAGAATCACGCGCCCAACTATCTCGGAATGCTTACTCTTGGGGAATTGATTTTGAAGAATTAGAACATCAAGGATTGCTCAAAATTATTTGTACGTATCCAGAATCAACAGGTTTAGAAGATCACCTACAAATTATTAAATCAGAAATTGCTGAATTTAAACCAGCACGGATTGCGATTGATTCTCTTTCAGCCATGGCTAGGGGAGTCAGTAATAATGCCTTCCGTCAATTTGTGATTGGTGTGACTGGCTATGCTAAACAAGAAGAAATTACTGGTTTTTTTACTAACACCACAGATCAATTTATGGGATCACACTCAATTACCGATTCCCATATTTCCACAATTACAGATACGATTTTGATGCTACAATACGTCGAAATTCGTGGAGAAATGTCACGGGCGATCAACGTATTTAAGATGAGGGGTTCCTGGCATGATAAAGGTATCCGTGAGTACAATATCACCGCCGATGGTCCCGACATTAAAGATTCTTTCCGTAACTATGAAAGAATTGTTAGTGGTGCTCCTACCCGCGTTAGTATCGATGAAAAGGCAGAACTTTCTCGCATAGTCAGGCGTTTTGAAGACAAACAGGGTTCCGATTCCTAA
- a CDS encoding KaiA domain-containing protein codes for MLLPILIIRTDVKKNLDTSKHPAINPKLSRWMWRLRRFPLPLLCLVSLVAATTAAIYDLLQWLQPSIKENLKSKYSYAFAEPRQKPQQVGQNMTQEVDRRLLLQQLKSDYRQILIDYFTTEKGLKEKIDKFINAVFCANIPVPQIIEIHMELIEEFSKNLKLEGRSDEALLDYRLTLIDILAHLCEVYRCAIFK; via the coding sequence ATGCTACTACCAATATTAATTATCCGAACAGATGTTAAAAAAAATTTAGATACTTCCAAACACCCAGCTATCAACCCAAAATTAAGCAGGTGGATGTGGAGATTGAGGCGTTTTCCTCTTCCCCTATTGTGCCTTGTGTCTCTAGTTGCTGCTACCACTGCTGCAATCTACGATTTACTGCAATGGTTACAGCCAAGTATTAAGGAAAACCTGAAGAGTAAATATTCCTATGCCTTTGCAGAACCAAGACAAAAGCCACAGCAGGTTGGTCAGAACATGACTCAAGAAGTTGATCGGCGACTATTATTGCAGCAACTTAAATCAGATTATCGGCAGATTCTTATAGATTACTTTACTACAGAAAAAGGACTAAAAGAAAAAATTGATAAATTTATCAATGCAGTATTTTGTGCTAATATTCCTGTGCCACAAATTATAGAAATTCATATGGAACTAATTGAAGAATTTTCTAAGAATCTAAAATTAGAAGGAAGGAGCGATGAAGCATTACTTGATTACCGCTTGACACTAATAGACATCTTAGCTCATTTGTGTGAAGTCTATAGATGTGCGATTTTTAAATAA